A window from Caulobacter sp. X encodes these proteins:
- a CDS encoding NepR family anti-sigma factor produces the protein MIEHVPMEDKRKSAAALDEARLRQQAIGVKLRQMFDEVVNEPVPDEFLDILRKAEPPTGGQ, from the coding sequence ATGATCGAACACGTACCCATGGAAGACAAACGCAAGAGCGCCGCGGCGCTTGATGAGGCGCGTCTGCGCCAACAGGCCATCGGCGTGAAGCTGCGCCAGATGTTCGACGAGGTCGTCAACGAGCCCGTGCCGGACGAATTCCTCGATATTCTGCGCAAGGCAGAGCCGCCGACGGGAGGCCAATGA
- the chpT gene encoding histidine phosphotransferase ChpT — MTDIVPETVPATPAPAQTDVQGPDFAAMLAARLCHDFISPASAIVSGLDLLEDPAAQDMRDDAMNLIASSARKLADLLQFTRVAFGASASAENFDSRELEKLAQGVFAHVRPTLNWAIEPQAMNKPSARAVLNIAQIAASALPAGGVATVKGVAADGRFSIIAEAVGPRARLRPEVLAGLKGEPLAEGLGGPWVQAAYLNALVRAAGGQIACEVGEDRASIAAWVPA; from the coding sequence ATGACCGATATCGTCCCCGAGACCGTTCCCGCGACCCCAGCGCCAGCGCAAACGGACGTGCAAGGCCCCGACTTCGCCGCCATGCTGGCCGCGCGCCTGTGCCATGACTTCATCAGCCCGGCCAGCGCGATCGTCTCGGGCCTGGACCTGCTGGAAGACCCGGCCGCCCAGGACATGCGCGACGACGCCATGAACCTGATCGCCTCGTCGGCCCGCAAGCTGGCGGACCTGCTGCAATTCACCCGCGTGGCTTTCGGCGCTTCGGCCTCGGCCGAAAACTTCGACAGCCGCGAACTGGAAAAGCTGGCGCAAGGCGTCTTCGCTCATGTGCGCCCGACCCTGAACTGGGCGATCGAGCCCCAGGCCATGAACAAGCCGTCCGCGCGGGCCGTGCTCAACATCGCCCAGATCGCCGCCAGCGCCCTGCCGGCCGGCGGCGTGGCGACGGTCAAGGGCGTCGCGGCCGATGGTCGCTTCTCCATCATCGCCGAGGCGGTCGGCCCGCGCGCCCGCCTGCGCCCCGAGGTGCTGGCCGGCCTGAAGGGCGAGCCCCTGGCCGAGGGCCTGGGCGGTCCGTGGGTGCAGGCGGCCTATCTGAACGCCCTGGTCCGCGCGGCCGGCGGACAGATTGCGTGCGAGGTTGGCGAGGATCGCGCCTCGATCGCGGCCTGGGTGCCCGCCTAG
- a CDS encoding PleD family two-component system response regulator, with protein MEHAVKTCLVVDDSRVIRKVARRVLEDIGFDIAEASDGMEALAWCRAAMPDAVLLDWNMPVMNGLEFLRHLRKERGGDTPKVIFCTVENSIDRIREALDAGADEYIMKPFDGDIIQAKFAEAGLL; from the coding sequence TTGGAGCACGCCGTGAAGACCTGCCTGGTGGTCGACGACAGCCGGGTGATCCGCAAGGTCGCCCGCCGAGTCCTCGAGGACATCGGCTTCGACATCGCCGAGGCTTCCGACGGCATGGAAGCCCTGGCCTGGTGTCGCGCGGCCATGCCTGACGCGGTGCTGCTCGACTGGAACATGCCGGTCATGAACGGCCTCGAGTTCCTGCGCCACCTGCGCAAGGAGCGAGGCGGTGACACGCCCAAGGTCATCTTCTGCACGGTCGAGAACAGCATCGACCGCATCCGCGAGGCGCTGGACGCCGGCGCGGACGAGTACATCATGAAGCCGTTCGACGGGGACATCATCCAGGCGAAGTTCGCCGAGGCGGGCCTGCTGTGA
- a CDS encoding sigma-70 family RNA polymerase sigma factor has translation MAEEKVGRSAPDPARDALFKRELVTLIPHLRAFARTLTGDPTAADDLAQDAMMKAWDARASFQLGTNMKAWTFMILRNQFYSEKRRSWRQSQLDQEAAERTLVAVDDPEAPVALDELRLGLAMLPAEQREALILVGAGGFAYEEAADICGCAVGTVKSRVSRARRALQAILEAGAYDRDGAAAGDAMHAILADAERLSSLR, from the coding sequence ATGGCCGAAGAAAAGGTGGGGCGTTCGGCGCCCGATCCCGCGCGCGACGCGCTGTTCAAGCGCGAGCTGGTCACTCTGATCCCGCATCTGCGCGCCTTCGCCCGGACTTTGACGGGCGATCCGACCGCGGCCGACGATCTGGCGCAGGACGCCATGATGAAGGCCTGGGATGCGCGCGCCAGCTTCCAGTTGGGCACGAACATGAAGGCGTGGACCTTCATGATCCTGCGTAACCAATTCTATTCCGAGAAGCGCCGCAGCTGGCGCCAGAGCCAGCTCGACCAGGAAGCCGCTGAGCGGACCTTGGTGGCTGTCGATGACCCTGAAGCGCCGGTGGCCCTCGACGAGCTCCGCCTCGGCCTCGCCATGCTGCCCGCCGAGCAACGCGAAGCGCTGATCCTGGTGGGCGCCGGCGGGTTCGCCTACGAAGAAGCGGCCGATATCTGCGGCTGCGCGGTGGGTACGGTGAAGAGCCGTGTCAGCCGGGCTCGTCGCGCCTTGCAAGCCATCCTTGAAGCGGGCGCCTACGACCGCGACGGCGCGGCCGCCGGCGATGCGATGCACGCCATTCTGGCCGACGCGGAGCGGCTGAGCTCCCTGCGGTGA
- a CDS encoding response regulator has protein sequence MSLLARLAPHLPYIRRYARALTGDQTTGDHYVRVALEALAAGERSLDADLSPRVALYRVFHAIWLSSGAQLEARRDESISSADDAAQRLMRIAPRSRQAFLLTALEGFTPTEAAQILDCDFGEIERLIADAQAEIDAELATDVLIIEDEPVIAADIEALVRELGHDVTDIAATRGEAVDAVARRTPGLVLADIQLADGSSGIDAVKDILGRLDVPVIFITAFPERLLTGERPEPTFLITKPFQPETVKAAIGQALFFHPRRTRKAA, from the coding sequence ATGAGTCTTCTAGCTCGGCTGGCGCCGCATCTGCCTTACATCCGCCGTTACGCTCGCGCCCTGACCGGCGACCAGACCACTGGCGATCACTATGTCCGTGTGGCGCTTGAGGCCCTCGCGGCCGGCGAGCGTTCCCTGGACGCCGACCTTTCGCCGCGCGTGGCGCTCTATCGCGTGTTCCACGCCATCTGGCTGAGCTCCGGCGCCCAGCTTGAGGCCCGTCGTGACGAAAGCATCTCGTCGGCGGACGACGCCGCTCAACGTCTGATGCGTATCGCCCCGCGCTCGCGCCAGGCTTTCCTGCTGACCGCCCTGGAAGGCTTCACCCCGACCGAAGCCGCCCAGATCCTGGACTGCGACTTTGGCGAGATCGAACGCCTCATCGCCGACGCCCAGGCCGAGATCGACGCCGAACTGGCGACCGACGTCCTGATCATCGAGGACGAGCCGGTGATCGCCGCCGACATCGAGGCGCTGGTCCGGGAGCTGGGCCACGACGTCACGGACATCGCCGCCACCCGTGGCGAGGCTGTCGACGCCGTCGCGCGCCGCACCCCTGGCCTGGTGCTGGCCGACATCCAGCTGGCCGACGGCTCATCGGGCATCGATGCGGTCAAGGACATCCTGGGTCGCCTTGACGTGCCGGTGATCTTCATCACGGCCTTCCCGGAACGCCTGCTGACGGGGGAGCGTCCGGAGCCGACCTTCCTAATCACCAAGCCCTTCCAGCCGGAAACGGTGAAGGCGGCGATCGGCCAGGCGCTGTTCTTCCATCCGCGACGGACCCGAAAGGCCGCCTAA
- a CDS encoding entericidin A/B family lipoprotein, whose amino-acid sequence MRKLVILAALAASLSVAACNTVEGAGKDVSSAGRAVSDTAKDVKNN is encoded by the coding sequence ATGCGTAAACTGGTGATCCTGGCCGCCCTCGCCGCCAGCCTGTCGGTCGCGGCCTGCAATACGGTCGAAGGCGCCGGCAAGGACGTCTCGTCGGCCGGTCGCGCCGTCAGCGACACGGCCAAGGACGTCAAGAACAACTGA
- a CDS encoding DUF3553 domain-containing protein, translating into MDPFLEPGVLVRHPDQPDWGLGQVQSMIGHRVTVNFEEAGKQTIDGRRVRLEFVGDDPRGQA; encoded by the coding sequence ATGGATCCGTTTCTAGAGCCGGGCGTCCTGGTGCGCCATCCCGACCAGCCCGACTGGGGTCTGGGTCAGGTTCAGTCCATGATCGGACATCGGGTCACCGTCAATTTCGAAGAGGCGGGCAAGCAGACCATCGACGGCCGGCGCGTCCGGCTGGAGTTCGTCGGCGACGATCCCCGGGGACAGGCATGA
- a CDS encoding sensor histidine kinase produces MNALAGRATQAVTSIRVRLAIALCVALLPVLLLGGLQSVFAFRAEADSRRQSLELAAGRSAAVARARIESAGVLLQTLGPGTVGLECAQRLADMRARLPGYANLIRFDARGRVACAAATTPYDAQRGARSWFQSLRGGANLVVAAEPGAVYANEPAVLAAVRAGSPERFEGAMAAVLTLDDLKLETANRFLPGGAEVALADSRGRVFAATNSAAFSAPPSGWRAVAKQRGAALWSARDAQRRDRTFSAAPLVDDNVFVILSAPAPRLLSWAWINPISRLLLPLLAFVLGLAAVWFTAERGVIRWIVYLQRVAAIYARGRFTVRPLQAERAPPEIRELAATLDAMAGAIVARDASLMDSLAEKDALMREIHHRVKNNLQIITSLLNMQQRALADPAAKAAMNDTRQRITALAQIYRALYQGPDLKRVDLRPFLEELTAQLLANDMGTSNLVRTEVHADPLVIDPDRLAPIALFAVEAITNAQKHAFGATGGTLRVSFHVRGEEAELSISDDGPGAADSLGGGVGRTLMTAFARQLRGKVCFETQDPRGLTVRLIFPTPLAVGSAT; encoded by the coding sequence GTGAATGCGCTCGCCGGCCGCGCCACGCAGGCCGTCACATCGATCCGGGTTCGTCTCGCCATAGCCTTGTGCGTGGCGCTGCTGCCTGTGCTGCTTCTTGGCGGCCTGCAATCCGTCTTCGCGTTCCGCGCGGAGGCGGACTCGCGCCGCCAGAGCCTGGAGCTAGCCGCGGGACGCAGCGCGGCCGTCGCTCGCGCGCGGATCGAGTCGGCGGGCGTGCTGCTGCAGACCCTGGGTCCGGGCACGGTCGGGCTGGAGTGCGCCCAGCGTCTGGCCGACATGCGAGCCCGATTGCCTGGCTACGCGAACCTGATCCGCTTTGACGCTCGCGGGCGGGTCGCCTGCGCCGCCGCCACGACGCCCTATGACGCCCAGCGCGGCGCGCGAAGCTGGTTCCAGTCGCTTCGAGGCGGCGCCAATCTGGTCGTCGCCGCCGAGCCTGGCGCGGTCTACGCCAACGAACCGGCCGTTCTGGCCGCAGTTCGCGCGGGCTCGCCGGAGCGGTTTGAAGGCGCTATGGCCGCGGTGCTCACGCTGGACGATCTCAAGCTGGAGACCGCCAATCGCTTCCTGCCTGGCGGCGCCGAGGTGGCCTTGGCGGACTCGCGCGGACGGGTGTTCGCGGCGACGAATTCGGCCGCTTTCAGCGCGCCGCCCAGCGGTTGGCGCGCGGTCGCCAAGCAGCGGGGCGCCGCGCTTTGGAGCGCGCGAGACGCTCAACGTCGGGATCGAACATTCTCGGCCGCGCCCTTGGTCGATGACAATGTCTTCGTCATCCTCTCGGCGCCGGCGCCGCGGCTGTTGTCCTGGGCGTGGATCAATCCGATCTCGCGCTTGCTTCTGCCCTTGCTGGCGTTCGTCCTGGGTCTGGCGGCTGTGTGGTTCACCGCCGAGCGAGGGGTGATCCGCTGGATCGTCTATCTGCAACGCGTCGCCGCGATCTATGCGCGTGGACGCTTCACGGTGCGGCCTCTTCAGGCCGAGCGCGCGCCGCCCGAGATCCGTGAACTGGCCGCTACGCTGGACGCCATGGCCGGCGCCATCGTCGCCCGCGACGCCTCGCTGATGGACAGCCTGGCGGAGAAGGACGCGCTGATGCGCGAGATCCATCACCGGGTGAAGAACAACCTGCAGATCATCACCTCGCTGCTCAACATGCAGCAGCGCGCCCTGGCCGATCCGGCGGCGAAGGCGGCGATGAACGATACGCGGCAGCGGATCACGGCCTTGGCCCAGATCTATCGCGCGCTCTATCAAGGGCCTGATCTGAAGCGGGTGGACCTGCGTCCGTTCCTGGAAGAGCTGACCGCCCAGCTGCTGGCGAACGACATGGGGACGTCCAACCTGGTGCGGACCGAGGTCCATGCCGATCCCCTAGTGATCGATCCCGATCGTCTCGCGCCGATCGCCTTGTTCGCCGTCGAGGCCATCACAAACGCGCAGAAGCACGCCTTCGGCGCGACGGGAGGGACGCTTCGGGTCAGCTTTCATGTGCGGGGCGAGGAGGCCGAGCTTTCGATCAGCGACGATGGGCCGGGGGCCGCGGACAGCCTGGGGGGCGGCGTCGGTCGAACCTTGATGACCGCCTTCGCGCGCCAGCTTCGCGGCAAGGTGTGCTTCGAGACGCAGGATCCCCGGGGCCTCACGGTTCGGCTCATCTTCCCCACGCCGCTCGCGGTCGGATCGGCGACCTGA
- a CDS encoding protein-glutamate O-methyltransferase CheR — protein MTPEHIDLLAALGRARAGLRVEVEKPYLIESRLTPLVRREGFESIEALIDELRAKREERLIWAVVESLCRTETTFFRGREAFAALRDGVLPSLSHRRDAPLRIWSAACATGQEVYSVAMAAAEATGLAPGTRFEFFGSDLSERCLEKAQSGLYTQFEVQRGLPIRMLVKYFENQDDTWTISPRIRQMVRWRRINLLSDLSALGVFDVILLRNVLRNMTPALRDKVIRSLAGRLAPDGVLALDPEDDVAGLSDILVAAPGGAGLYLRDPTIGTAAAA, from the coding sequence GTGACCCCTGAGCATATCGACCTTCTGGCCGCGCTGGGGCGCGCCCGCGCCGGCCTGCGCGTCGAGGTCGAAAAGCCCTACCTGATCGAAAGCCGCCTGACGCCGCTGGTGCGGCGCGAGGGCTTCGAGAGCATCGAAGCCCTGATCGACGAACTGCGCGCGAAGCGGGAGGAGCGGCTGATCTGGGCGGTCGTCGAGTCGCTTTGTCGAACCGAGACGACCTTCTTCCGCGGACGGGAAGCCTTCGCGGCCCTGCGCGATGGCGTGCTGCCCTCCCTGTCTCATCGTCGCGACGCGCCGCTGCGGATCTGGAGCGCGGCCTGCGCAACGGGCCAAGAGGTCTATTCGGTGGCGATGGCCGCCGCCGAGGCGACCGGGCTGGCGCCGGGGACGCGGTTCGAATTCTTCGGCTCCGACCTTTCCGAACGGTGCCTGGAGAAGGCCCAAAGCGGCCTCTACACCCAGTTCGAAGTCCAGCGCGGCCTGCCGATCCGCATGTTGGTCAAGTATTTCGAGAACCAGGACGACACCTGGACGATCTCGCCGCGCATCCGGCAGATGGTGCGTTGGCGGCGGATCAATCTGCTGTCCGACCTCTCGGCGCTGGGCGTGTTCGACGTGATCCTGCTGCGCAATGTCCTGCGCAACATGACGCCGGCGCTGCGCGACAAGGTCATCCGCAGCCTTGCCGGCCGGCTCGCCCCAGATGGCGTGCTGGCGCTGGATCCAGAGGACGACGTCGCGGGCCTCAGCGACATTCTCGTCGCCGCGCCTGGCGGCGCCGGCCTCTACCTACGCGACCCGACGATCGGAACGGCCGCGGCCGCGTAA